The Mycolicibacterium boenickei genome has a segment encoding these proteins:
- a CDS encoding Rieske 2Fe-2S domain-containing protein has translation MSNDSTGATVREIDVGTSPRRFARGWHCLGMLSQFLDGKPHSVTAFGTKLVVFADSEGAVHVLDAYCRHLGGDLAQGEIKGDAVACPFHDWRWAGNGRCAQVPYAKRAPRLARTRVWISSVRAGLLFVWHDPEGGAPSPHLDIPDIPEFRDEDWTEWSWRTELIGSNCREIVDNIVDMAHFYYIHFGFPTYFKNVFEGQVASQYLRTIGRPDVNLGGSHYAGEQILDSEASYFGPSFMINRLHNSYSGYEVDAILVNCHYPVTSDSFVLQWGIMVRRPQGLSDEATDMLLQAFTDGVSRGFLQDVEIWKNKTRIDNPLLVEEDGPVYQLRRWYEQFYVDAADVTAEMTDRFEYEVDTTAANEYWRHEVAENLRQRETLTPVATDRGLNQPSVGKAVQ, from the coding sequence TTGTCCAACGATTCGACTGGTGCCACAGTGCGTGAGATCGATGTCGGAACGTCGCCGAGGCGTTTTGCCCGGGGCTGGCACTGTCTGGGCATGCTGTCGCAGTTCCTAGACGGCAAGCCGCATTCGGTCACCGCGTTCGGGACGAAGTTGGTGGTCTTCGCCGACAGCGAGGGTGCGGTGCACGTGCTCGATGCGTACTGCCGGCATCTCGGTGGCGACCTTGCGCAGGGTGAGATCAAAGGCGACGCCGTTGCGTGCCCGTTCCACGACTGGAGGTGGGCCGGCAATGGCCGCTGTGCACAGGTCCCGTATGCGAAGCGTGCTCCCCGACTTGCTCGTACACGTGTGTGGATATCGAGTGTCCGTGCAGGTCTCTTGTTCGTCTGGCATGACCCCGAGGGCGGTGCGCCGTCGCCGCATCTGGATATCCCCGACATTCCGGAGTTTCGTGACGAGGACTGGACGGAATGGTCTTGGCGCACTGAGCTCATCGGCTCGAACTGCCGAGAGATCGTCGACAACATCGTCGATATGGCGCACTTCTACTACATCCATTTCGGGTTTCCGACCTACTTCAAGAACGTGTTCGAAGGCCAGGTAGCGTCCCAGTACCTTCGGACAATCGGCAGGCCCGACGTCAACCTGGGTGGTTCGCACTATGCGGGTGAGCAGATCCTCGATTCCGAGGCTTCCTACTTCGGCCCGTCGTTCATGATCAACCGGCTGCACAACAGCTACAGCGGGTACGAAGTGGACGCCATCCTGGTCAACTGCCACTACCCCGTGACATCGGATTCCTTTGTGCTGCAATGGGGAATCATGGTACGCCGCCCGCAAGGCTTGAGCGACGAGGCGACCGACATGCTGTTGCAGGCGTTCACCGACGGTGTCAGCCGTGGCTTCCTGCAGGACGTCGAGATATGGAAGAACAAGACGCGCATCGACAATCCACTTCTGGTAGAGGAGGACGGTCCGGTTTATCAGCTGCGACGGTGGTACGAGCAGTTCTATGTCGACGCCGCCGACGTCACCGCGGAGATGACCGATCGATTCGAGTACGAGGTGGATACCACCGCCGCCAACGAGTACTGGCGTCATGAAGTCGCGGAGAACCTTCGGCAGCGAGAAACACTGACCCCGGTCGCCACCGACCGCGGTCTCAATCAG